The sequence TGTCACCCTTTTCTCCGGAGATGACCGCACTTCGTTTTTCCCATTCAATTTCAGCGTAGGGATGAATACCCGGGCGGGTAAAATACCGCTTGAAACTCAGACCGCGACGTTTGTTTGGTACTGCTTCCGCATCAGCGCGTGAGGTGAGATTCTGTTCCATGGCCACCTTCTTCCTCAGCTTTTCCGCCATACCCCCTCCTCCTCGTGTAAAAGGTCACTCGAGCGTGACTGCAATATGAATGTGATTACACACTACATATTGTGTTGTCAAGCAAAAAAAACTCAAGCCATTGTGGTGAGCGCTCTTGACTTTTTCTGTCGCAGTTTTTTTGCAATGATTTGCGCTCATGGCACGGCAGAATGAAAATTCATCGTGGAATGCTACCTCGGACATTCTTGGGGGATTGATCCCGAATCTCACGAATTCCGCGCGATGGCGCGAGTATCAAGTATGGCGGGTGTGGGAAGAGGTCGTTGGTGGGACACTGGCCCGCAAGGCGCGGCCGAATAAAATTCAGAATGGAAAACTTTTTGTGACGGTTGCGAGTTCTGTCTTTATGCAAGAACTCCAGTTCGTCAAATGGCGGCTGCGGGAGCGCCTCAATCAAACTCTCGGCGAGGGGACGGTCAAAGAGATTATGTTCGTGATCGGTCCAGTACAAGCCGTTGCCCTGCGCTCCGAAGTGCCTCGCCATCTCCCGCTCCCACCGTTTACACCGCTCCACGTGCCAGCGCTAAGGAATGCTGAACTGGAGGCCGCATTGAATCGCGTCCTTGAGGCGCGTCGTCGCCGACTGACACAGAAAGGACCTTCCCGTGGCTGAATCCCCAGCGCGTACGCCCGCGGCACAACTGAGTCGCATATTTCGTAAAGCTGGAGTCCTTCTCGCCAAAGGCCAGATCGAGCAGACGCTCACGGTATTACGCGAAGGCGAGACACTTGCACGATCTCTCGGCGGTGAAGAAAAGTTAGCGCTGTTCCGTGAGGAAATCCTCCGTTG comes from Deltaproteobacteria bacterium and encodes:
- a CDS encoding DUF721 domain-containing protein, which encodes MARQNENSSWNATSDILGGLIPNLTNSARWREYQVWRVWEEVVGGTLARKARPNKIQNGKLFVTVASSVFMQELQFVKWRLRERLNQTLGEGTVKEIMFVIGPVQAVALRSEVPRHLPLPPFTPLHVPALRNAELEAALNRVLEARRRRLTQKGPSRG